In Myripristis murdjan chromosome 9, fMyrMur1.1, whole genome shotgun sequence, the following proteins share a genomic window:
- the LOC115365276 gene encoding gamma-crystallin M2-like, which yields MTSTGMNMMSKIIFYEERNFQGRSYECMSDCPDMSSYLSRCHSCRVERGCFMVYDRTNFMGNQYFMRRGEYADYMSMMGMSDCIRSCRMIPMYRGSYRMRIYERENFGGQMYELMDDCDNIMDRYRMSNCMSCNVMEGHWLMYEQPHYRGRMMYFRPGEYRNFMNMGMSGMRFMSMRRIMDSCY from the exons ATGACCTCCACCGGCATGAACATGATGAGCAAG atcATCTTCTACGAGGAGAGGAACTTCCAGGGCCGCTCCTATGAGTGCATGAGCGACTGTCCAGACATGTCCTCCTACCTGAGCAGGTGCCACTCCTGCAGGGTGGAGAGGGGTTGCTTCATGGTCTACGACCGCACCAACTTCATGGGCAACCAGTACTTCATGAGGAGGGGCGAGTACGCCGACTACATGAGCATGATGGGCATGAGCGACTGCATCAGGTCCTGCCGCATGATCCCCATG TACAGAGGTTCCTACAGGATGAGGATCTACGAGAGGGAGAACTTCGGTGGCCAGATGTACGAGCTGATGGACGACTGTGACAACATCATGGACCGCTACCGTATGTCCAACTGCATGTCCTGCAACGTGATGGAGGGCCACTGGCTGATGTACGAGCAGCCCCACTACAGAGGCAGGATGATGTACTTCAGGCCCGGCGAGTACAGGAACTTCATGAACATGGGCATGAGCGGCATGAGGTTCATGAGCATGAGGCGCATCATGGACTCCTGCTACTAG
- the inpp5e gene encoding phosphatidylinositol polyphosphate 5-phosphatase type IV codes for MTEDGEDSSPSQSCGIEKGDSTVNDSRPLKPPSAGLKTHKDLNEALKPHQVVKDPEGNISPYQPRPPSLPRLSKANKNGSVDETVRGRRLRSSQESLSDPAETGSSTDSLKEDQTAPAPGGCVLSSAATFRNGHGSNMAPLPAAVTGSPVFQDRGSSLSEYEKGPCNQKSDPTEQRVRSSKVRLSPVQPTGPLPALEKSFASVTLRASNRIDRDCVDYGMSARGAHGERLHRNLSDSRLLENMVLDSASVNSMKSTFSVLNPIRPQDVRNRSFLEGSVLGNGALLGAEELDRYFPDRRVGIFIATWNMQGEKGLPANLDDLLLPTDSEFAQDFYIIGIQEGCPDRREWEIRLQETLGPYYVMLYAASHGVLYLTVFVRRDLIWFCSEVEHATVTTRIISQIKTKGAVGIGFTFFGTSFLFITSHFTSGDTKVYERILDYNKIIEALALPKGLPDTNPYRSIASDVTTRFDEVFWFGDFNFRLSKDRLGVESIMNQTAAGDMGPLLQHDQLSKEMKDGSIFKGFQEAPIHFLPTYKFDIGCDIYDTTSKQRTPSYTDRILFRNRQVDDIKVVKYTSCSSIKTSDHRPVIGVFQVKLRPGRDNIPLGAGQFDRSLYLEGIKRRITRELKRREAMKNQSSSTICSIS; via the exons ATGACTGAGGATGGGGAGGACAGCAGCCCCTCTCAGTCATGTGGAATTGAAAAAGGGGATTCAACTGTCAATGACAGCAGGCCACTCAAACCCCCTTCAGCAGGCCTCAAAACCCACAAGGACCTGAACGAGGCGCTCAAACCCCACCAGGTCGTCAAGGACCCTGAGGGTAACATCAGTCCTTACCAGCCTCGCCCACCCTCATTACCCAGGCTGTCCAAAGCCAACAAGAATGGCTCAGTGGATGAGACGGTGAGAGGCAGGAGACTGAGGAGCAGCCAGGAGAGTCTGAGTGACCCAGCTGAGACTGGCTCATCCACAGACTCCCTTAAAGAGGACCAGACGGCTCCAGCTCCAGGTGGGTGTGTTCTCAGCAGTGCTGCCACCTTCAGGAACGGCCACGGCTCCAACATGGCACCGCTCCCTGCTGCTGTGACAGGATCCCCTGTTTTCCAGGACAGGGGGAGCAGCCTCTCTGAGTATGAGAAGGGGCCCTGCAACCAGAAAAGTGACCCCACAGAGCAGCGAGTGAGGTCCTCCAAGGTGCGTCTGTCTCCGGTGCAGCCCACAGGGCCACTGCCTGCACTGGAGAAGAGCTTTGCGTCTGTCACCTTAAGAGCATCTAATCGGATTGACAGGGATTGTGTGGATTATGGCATGTCAGCCAGAGGGGCGCACGGGGAGAGGCTGCACAGGAACCTGAGCGACAGCAGGCTCCTGGAGAACATGGTGTTGGACAGTGCCTCTGTCAACTCCATGAAGTCCACCTTCAGCGTGCTCAACCCCATCAGACCCCAGGATGTGAGGAACAG GAGCTTTCTGGAAGGCAGCGTGCTGGGAAACGGTGCCCTGCTGGGGGCAGAGGAGCTGGACCGCTACTTCCCCGACAGGAGAGTGGGCATCTTCATAGCTACGTGGAATATGCAGGGGGAGAAG GGACTTCCAGCTAACTTAGATGATCTGCTGCTTCCGACTGACTCTGAATTTGCACAAGACTTTTACATTATTGGAATTCAGGAGGGCTGTCCTGACAG GAGGGAGTGGGAGATCCGTCTTCAGGAGACTCTGGGGCCATACTATGTGATGCTGTATGCAGCATCACATGGCGTTTTGTATCTTACTGTCTTTGTCAGAAGGGACCTCATCTGGTTCTGCTCAG AGGTAGAACACGCCACAGTCACAACCAGGATCATCTCTCAGATCAAGACCAAAGGGGCTGTAGGGATCGGCTTTACCTTCTTTGGCACCTCCTTCCTCTTCATTACATCCCATTTTACCT CTGGAGACACTAAAGTTTACGAGAGGATACTCGATTACAACAAGATCATCGAAGCCCTAGCTCTTCCAAAAGGCCTCCCAGACACAAACCCTTACCGCTCCATCGCCT CTGACGTCACCACGAGATTTGATGAGGTCTTCTGGTTTGGGGACTTTAACTTTCGGCTGAGTAAGGACCGGCTCGGCGTGGAGAGCATCATGAACCAGACAGCAGCCGGTGACATGGGTCCACTGCTGCAGCATGATCAGCTCTCCAAGGAAATGAAAGATG GTTCAATCTTCAAAGGCTTCCAGGAGGCACCCATTCACTTCCTCCCCACGTACAAGTTTGACATCGGCTGTGATATTTATGACACTACTTCCAAACAGAGAACACCTTCATACACT gaccGAATCCTGTTCAGGAACAGGCAGGTAGATGACATCAAGGTGGTCAAGTACACCAGCTGCTCCAGCATCAAGACCTCAGACCACCGCCCTGTCATCGGCGTCTTCCAGGTCAAACTGAGGCCAGGCAGAGACAA TATTCCCCTCGGAGCGGGACAGTTTGACCGGAGCCTGTACCTGGAAGGCATCAAGAGGAGGATCACCAGAGAGCTGAAGAGGAGGGAGGCCATGAAGAaccaaagcagcagcaccatcTGCTCCATCTCCTAA